The DNA sequence agtcactgttcatggccgttaataatttaaacgatgttagcaaaaaaggacccgattgaacaaaattgacgaaaattgggacctatttgaacacaaaatcaaaattaggacttatttgataAAACTTGACAAACATTaggacaaaaaggtattttaacctaagtttttataaagattttactttttattaaatcaacataattctattatttgataattatgTAATCCctttatttcatataattattttattaaaataagtagaCAGTTTTCAACTagtatttctttataaattatttattattgttactattttaaattaggcttaaataccttttttgtcatcattttcgtagtgtttattgtggatgatcctcattttgacataatatttaaaatggtcctcacttgtaccgaatgtttaaaatagtcctcattttcgcatttcgtgttttatttggtccttttctgtaacgccgtttaaatcattaacggagcattgtacatgtggcacaGTTTGTATTAGAGTGTGTTACGTGTATTGTACAAATGtgataattagatatttggggataaataagtgagctatgattttggtaaggaatgtttgggtagttggtgagttttgacaatcttgttcctccattcccaattggtattgctgcaatcttcttcttcctgcaatcccattatataggtatgttacggtcccaattttcttcctttacctctggttgtaattgttggaggcaaccgtattgtatcacttcgtgcactgttggtggttcaacgagaaatggattaaccccgatttgtagtGGATGAGCAGACTGTAACACATGCTGAGACTACACCAGATGCCTAAACTgttgagaatgcaccaactgctgagaatgcaccaaatactgaaactcaaacaactcaaccaccaaagaatgaagtggagagtcaaaCAGCACCATtaccaacaccagaagaaccatctcagcagtttaggatgaaattacagattaaGAGGAGACcatgatagcagctacaaacgtcttagttatattttggaatttctgatgtagaattcattattgatgtactgcattttgactttccttaaacttcgttcaatttcacttttgccaaacattgatgtagtgtattttgatgaggatgaattaacgttatgaatttaacttcttccagacttagatcaatttaatttttcccaaacttagatcaatatcacttacttcaatgcttagattaagatgtcattttgaacatgttgggactaatatcaacataatcaaactaattcatttattcatttaacaatagtacaaaacagattggactttaaaagattacacataataacagtacgaataatacaataacaacacaagtgaaccctattactaattcCAGTCTCTTCTCACCAACCTTCCttgacttctccaaatcattaatttgtctcatttgtgtcatgatgatgacattattttcatcaccaccaccatttgaaaaagttgcagcccacattattggaaccaccactctgtaaatcaataaaccaaaaattaaaatcaatttattattaacacaaaaataaaaacagattgtacccaaaattttctaccaatattctttagagttcttgccatcctcaaagCTGACATCTTTCCGCAGCTACAAATcgggttaatccatttctcgttgaaccaccaacagtgcacgaagtgatacaacacggttgcctccaacgattccaaccagaggtaaaggaagaaatttgggaccgtaacatacctatataatgggattgcaagGAGAAGAAAATTGCAGCAACAACACCAATTgagaatggaggaacaagattgccaaaactcaccaactgcccaaacattccttaccaaaactctagctcacttatttattcCCAAATATCTAATAccacacctgtacagtacacgtaacacaccctaatacaaatcatgccacctgtacaatgctctgttaatgatttaaacgacgttacagaaaatgaccaaataaaacacgaattgtgaaaatgaaaatcattttaaatattcggtaaaaataaggaccattttaaacattctgtcaaaatgaggaccattttaaacattctgtcaaaataaggaccattttaaatattctgtcAATATGAGAACCATTCGCAACAAAcattacgaaaatgaggacaaaaaggtatttaagcctttaaatTATGTATAGACCGACCACGTATATGTTTccactatttttgtttttatttacaaaaatgtggCGTAATTTATGGTAAAATCCATAGTATTCTTATGACCATTATAAACATAGATGTATTCCATTAACTTTCtgtctatatttttattatattaaaataatataatttttaaatttaaaaataaataatttataaaagtagaacttgaataattatttaactgcTTTTAGTTAAACAATTATACtgtattgttatatattttattaaacaataaaacattttaatttgataaagaGTGAAATTGTATAGATAATAATACtagtaaataatattagtttttctCAATCATATAGAATAGAATAGATATATTATACTACTGTATTTCTTCTATGctatacattattattaaataaaagaaaaacaacaggTTTATACGTATTTGGAGATTctgtttttcctttattttattaaacaaaaaaattgctAGGGTCTTGGTGTCTGCCACAGACTGCGCAGCGTTTGAACGTTGAAGGGAGCATAAGAGGTAGAGGTTTTCTCACTGTTCAAACGAATCGAATTCCATTTGATCGTGCCACTCTCCGATCTCCAAATCCGCAACAACAATGGTGAGGGGATTGCTCAACAAGCTCGTCTCTCGCTCTCTCTCCGTCGCTGGAAAATGGCAGCACCACCAACTCCGCCGCCTCAACATCCACGAGTACCAGGTCTATTTCTCTTTTCCTACCTCACCGTTATCGATATTATTACGATTTACAAATCAATTCGGAATCTGATCCCAGAGATGCCTCTCTCGGGATCTGTTCTCAAGAAATGATGCGTTATAGTTTCTATGGATAATGAATCTGGAGTACCTTCGATATATAATTTGTGAAATTTTGGATGTTTTTTTGTCGGAGCTCTTTGATTTATTGATTAACCGAGCATCGCTTTTAACGACAATTGAATTTCCGTAAAACTAGGGCGCTGAGTTGATGAGCAAACACGGTGTGAACGTTCCCAGGGGGGTGGCTGTTTCCTCTGTTGAAGAGGTCAGAAAGGCCATTAAGGACTTTTTTCCTAATGAAAAAGAGGTAATCCATGTCGTAACTTGATGCTCTCAGAAAATACTAACAACTGTATTTTTTAGAATTGCAAAGTGCTATGTGTTTCTATTAATTCccttaataaaaatagaaaccTTATTTCTGCATGTTTTCCATCTGGAAACGTTATATAATGTCTTGGCTTGGGATAGATTGCATATGACTATGATGACGAACAGTGTAAATGGGATGATTGTGCAGTTGGTGGTTAAGAGTCAAATTTTAGCTGGTGGAAGAGGCTTGGGAACTTTCAAAAGCGGCCTTCAGGGAGGAGTGCACATTGTTAAGACTGAGCAGGTTGAAGACTTGGCTGGTAATGCATGTTATTCCTCTAATTGCAATTTCCTTGTTCTCATTTTATGCTCTTCTGGCCTTCAATACTAAACTATCACCTGTGACATAACGTGCTCATATGCTACTCTATAATGCGATTTAAGTGATATTTTTTCTTAGtactattataatttcattgctgtcattgtcattattattattattatttcaggGAAGATGCTTGGACAGATACTAGTTACCAAACAAACTGGTCCTCAGGGCAAAATAGTTAGCAAGGTTTGAAATTATTCAACCATTCTCGGTGCAAATATGCTAGCATTTTCAGTTTCTGCCTATATGCTAGGAATTTCCGTTTCTAGAAATTGAACATTTGGTCTGGCAATGCAATGATATAAACCTTCACAGATGTATTACGCTTTAGtagttttgttcttttctttatgGAAAAGATTTCCAACCTCTTTTGAGGTCCCATCGGGTTCATTTTCTGTAGTATGTGTTCTGAGATAATTTGGTGCTTGCTTCCTATCATTACTTCAGTTACTTCATATTTATAGTCCGGTTTTATGTAGGTTGATTTCAATATGTGAACTGGTGTTGTCTGGCAGTTGAACTGATGAACCTGTGTGACTTTTAGTCCTTGGATTGGTTAACTGAACATGCTTTCTTTCAAAAGATTTCTATCAAATGTTActtaagctattaattaataactGACTGTGCTAGCCACTTATTCCATTTGATTCCTAACCTGTTTTATTGATATTGAAAGTAAATTTCCTGCTAGTAATGCCAAATTGGATATTCAAATACGTTGTGTAATGCTCATAGTGTCTTTATTCTAAAAACTGGATGCACAACGGCCGTggctatttttgttttattgtgtACCACtcaattcatttatatataaaatattcacGGAAAGGGGGTTGTTTGTTTAACTGCACATTTTTTCCATGTTCCACAGGTTTACTTGTGTGAAAAGCTTTCTCTTGTAAATGAGATGTACTTTGCTATAACTCTGGATCGAACAACTGCTGGTCCAGTACGTTTCCTATTTCGATATGTTATCTTTGATTTGCATTATATACAAAGTTAAATTCTTATATCCAATAAACTgttatattattacttattgtaattattttctttttatgttttttcttttgtagatTATAATTGCTTGTAGCAAAGGAGGAACCAGCATTGAAGACCTTGCAGAGAAATTTCCTGACATGATTATAAAGGTTTGTTATCCATGGTTTTTCTTGTGATGATTTGAGTTTTTGCCTGAGCAGTCTTCTTTGCAGCACGCACCTGATGCACTCTTTCTTCCTAGTAGGTACCTGTCGATGTTTTTGAAGGAATTACTGATGAAGGTGCTGCAAAGGTTGTTGATGGTCTGGCTCCCAAAGGAGCTGATAGAAATAAGTCAATCGAACAAGTAAAGAATTTGTATAAACTTTTTGTTGATTGTGACTGCACTCTCTTGGAAGTAAGCATAAGCAAGTTTTAGTTGTGtgattttatacatatttattttacgaAGACGtctcttaaaaaaatgattattttgaaCAGATCAATCCCATAGCAGAGACAGCGGATAATCAATTGGTGGCTGCTGATGCTAAGTTGAATTTTGACGATAATGCTGCATATCGTCAAAAAGAGATATTTGCTCTCCGTGATACAACACAAGAGGACCCTCGAGAGGTTTACTTCctattttgtttgtgttttacCTTACATGGTGATGGAGGATTTATTGCCCAAATCCACTTCATCTTTGTCACTTGGGCCCTGGGGGATTCAAACCAGCTGAGATTTAATTGAAATGCCTTGGTTTCTAAGAATTAGGTATAGTGTGTTTTTGGGTTAGAtccaaaacatattttaagtAAGCTCGACTTGGCATGATGCCATAGGAAGCGTTTTTTGTAATTAGTGATAAATAAGAAAGTTCTCGGCTTAAATAATACCTTTTAcaaaacatgataatatatgtatattgtgTAACATTCCTTAGCTCTACTTTCCTACTTCTAAATTTTAAGACATATGCAATATCAACATGCTTAATATTcaactttttatgtttttgtcgATATAGGTTGGCCAGGTTATTAGTTGGGCTTGGCCTGTGTCAAAAAGTTGGCCTGGCCATATATATTGGGTGGGTTCATGTTAAGAAACCCAGTTTAGCTGTTCAACATACGCATATGTATGTGGAGCTTAAGTTTATGATATACTTATGGTAAGACAGTGAGAATGTTAGGATGGTTTAGGAAGGCTCATAAATGCCATAAAACCTAAATGGTTTAAGGAATTTATTGGATGGACATCAGGATATTGGGttgttgttttaatattatttagtttttatttaaattcactAAAGCCAAATGATGACACCTGTAGGGTCATTATTCAATTGTTGGCACCTTTTACGGTATATGTACACATCATTCCTTACCTATTATCATGAAGGGAAAATATGAAtgcttattttattatctttctaCAATGGTAGTCTTCATGGTATTTGCAGTAGGTAGTTCTTTTTTCTTCCTAACAATGATTCTATGTGGCAAAGCGAGTTTCACACAATCTATTTATGGCGTATTATTAAGCCCTTATATCCCTGAATCTACTTTCTTTATTGCGTGTAACATTGTGGCTTTTATCTTTGAACAGGTGGCTGCTGCAAAGGCAGACTTAAATTATATTGGTTTAGATGGAGAAATTGGCTGCATGGTGAATGGAGCCGGTTTGGCAATGGCAACAATGGATATAATTAAATTGCATGGGGGTACTCCTGCCAATTTTCTGGATGTGGGTGGGAATGCCTCTGAAGGTCAGGTAAGGTCTCGAAGTTGGTATTACTATTAACCATTATGATCAGCAACATCATTGTTCTTGTGTCctttattaaatcaattttgtaatcGGTTGATGCATTAACCTAGACTTTACTCCAAAAAGACAATTAAAAAACATAGTTTAACACGAATAATCTCCATCTTATgattttttgttcatatttaaTGCAATTATGTAATTCAGGTGATTGAGGCATTTAAAATATTGACTGCTGATGACAAAGTGAAGGCAATTTTGGTTAATATTTTTGGTGGTATAATGAAGTGTGATGTTATAGCAAGTGGAATAGTGAATGCTGCAAAAGAGGTTAGTAAAGTTATGACTATATCCAcccatctccctctccctctctccagaaacaaagaaaaaaaaaaaaacaaaaaacttagTCAAATTTTGTTACTCCTCTGTGCTACCATATTGATGAGAACGAAGAGGATTATTTATCTGTTCAGATTAAGTTTTTAATCTTATCCTCGTTAGCAATTTAGAGTTTTATTTGGATCTTTTTGATATTGAGAGACCAAGGTGAAGCCAAGAAAATGTAAATTCTTTATATTTGACGTCTATTaacatttcaatttttgtcTACGATGTTGATGTAAATTGTggatatttgaatttttgaaataaaatttgacataAAGAACTACTATCATTGTTCTCGAtccttttatttgaaaaaaaattgggattGAACATAATACCAATTTTATCCTGATATATTAACTTTTCCTGCTATTTTTCTCAAGGTTGCATTGAAAGTACCAGTAATTGTTCGTCTGGAAGGCACCAATGTTGATCAaggaaaaagaattttgaaggTAAATGTTagatttattaattatcatataaTGAAAAGTGTTGTTGAGAAGAGTTgcttaatatgttttttattatcaattgtTCAACAGGAAAGTGGTATGGCATTAATAACGGCTGAAGATTTAGATGACGCTGCCCAAAAAGCAGTGAAAGCTGCTTACAAATGAATAGTTGCTTCTGCTCAGATTTAAAATTCGGTTTAGTTATAACATTATTTTTCGTGTTAAAACATATTGAGGAGAAAGGGATTGATGCAAGAAAGTCTTATTGAAGCTGCAGTGCTTATCAGAGCGTTTCCAATAAGTTAATGATTTCCAACTTTTGTAGTTCGTGTGGGTTGATGCACGCGGATTGCTCTTTGGCTTCTCTCACAATTCAAGATACTGGTCCCTTCCTTTCTGATTTTTCCTGGTTGAATTCTCTTTATTTACTCTATATTATGCATATAACATAGGAGATGCTAGTTTTTATCTGCTAGACATGGTCGTTCATTAAGAGGCCAAAACCTGTTTCTAAATTGAGGTTATTCAATTTTGGATGTTTAATGGCAGATGTTTTTCTTATGTTCTGTTGGctcaaaattaaatcatttgaAATAAGAACAAAATGAAAAGCGGTTGTAGTAACGTAAAATATGACcaattctaatataaaaaaggTAGGTTACGGCATAATGCAAGTCACACTTTCTCAAGGATAAAAGTTAATTCTGAACCAATAGGATAGGGATTGTTGTCAACTCAACCAAAATCGAAACAtagaaaattacaaataaatatacttcaatcaaaatatttaaatcatgtGATAGATAAGGGTTGTCATTCATAGGAGACACAGTTATGTTTTGTATGCATCTATGTTAATGTTAATTGAACTCAAGTTAGCTAAGGGTGTAAATAGACAAAGTTCCACTCAGTTTTGATTCCTTTATAATCCAAtccaattaattataatatcgGATTGACTAATTGAGAAGATagattatttgaaattttataataaaaaatagaaaaaataagataaatgactagtttacttttttttttataaaattaaggtAAATAACACTAATTAATCAAATTAGAATAAATGAATACGTCATCTGttattgtaacgtcccatttaatttaaagtgCGAAATTAACGGAAACGTCACACAAAGATAACAATGTAGTGAAGACTTGGGGTCCTTAACATAACCCTTACAAAtcgggcacaccacgatgccaaaggaaAACCAAATACAAGTCTAACAAAGAGTGTAGGGTAGAAATGCATAAAGCGATACATGGCCGTAGtcctaaagaaaacatgaagaaagtaactccagcccagatggctaagtagcGGAATCACCGTTggccacgagaacctcgcccatctgttcccataaatcaaattgatgatcattgcaagaaAGATCAGCCACACACAATACAATcatacaacaaaacgggtaagctagagccaataacatattcatcatacaatcaattatattttcaccatcccatacccatacaacaaccaagcatgtcatgactcttcattcaatacactacgactcgactcatccggatacgtataacctggtcggattcagcggatgcttgcacttgtggtggatacctctgctcacccccgagctatgtgttacaagtgttacgatggatcaattttccctcaccacaatgttagcccttagtgaatttcaggcctcctgctactctcaccacaggagtcagtctgctctaggtgagactaactgaccccttagagtgttaggatgcaaccttaccttgaatccttacctagttataccgatggggcaccaccatggacacccactaacaggggccatggaattacgtcccgaccactgaagcgcggcCTTGGGAATCTCACTTAGAGATCCCCAAGGACTTACGCACTAACACGGACCCAACATgcataaatcaataataaaagaacattaaatcatatttataattcCATACCAACCCCTGAGATTAATTTCTCATATGCATTACATTtcgaatccatacctctgatcatcaccaccccatgagtctagggtctcatctcatatcaacaccatgttcctttagttccaaaccaCTCATCCATTTCTCATGTCAAGTTCCCACAACACccatcattcatcatttatgaatcatgtcacACATAT is a window from the Vigna unguiculata cultivar IT97K-499-35 chromosome 7, ASM411807v1, whole genome shotgun sequence genome containing:
- the LOC114192001 gene encoding succinate--CoA ligase [ADP-forming] subunit beta, mitochondrial, encoding MVRGLLNKLVSRSLSVAGKWQHHQLRRLNIHEYQGAELMSKHGVNVPRGVAVSSVEEVRKAIKDFFPNEKELVVKSQILAGGRGLGTFKSGLQGGVHIVKTEQVEDLAGKMLGQILVTKQTGPQGKIVSKVYLCEKLSLVNEMYFAITLDRTTAGPIIIACSKGGTSIEDLAEKFPDMIIKVPVDVFEGITDEGAAKVVDGLAPKGADRNKSIEQVKNLYKLFVDCDCTLLEINPIAETADNQLVAADAKLNFDDNAAYRQKEIFALRDTTQEDPREVAAAKADLNYIGLDGEIGCMVNGAGLAMATMDIIKLHGGTPANFLDVGGNASEGQVIEAFKILTADDKVKAILVNIFGGIMKCDVIASGIVNAAKEVALKVPVIVRLEGTNVDQGKRILKESGMALITAEDLDDAAQKAVKAAYK